A genomic segment from Candidatus Dadabacteria bacterium encodes:
- the rplO gene encoding 50S ribosomal protein L15 yields the protein MLNELSPVKGSKTKRKRVGRGAGSQGKTSGRGHKGQGSRSGKGVSRWFEGGQTPLKMRSPKRGFTNIFKKQYDIVNLKDLERFADAESVTIQTLAEAGIVSGKKPVKLLATGEIASALSITVNACSEAAARKINDAGGKVEIV from the coding sequence ATGTTAAACGAACTTTCACCGGTTAAGGGATCTAAAACAAAAAGAAAAAGGGTAGGAAGAGGTGCGGGTTCCCAAGGGAAAACCAGCGGAAGAGGGCACAAGGGCCAAGGATCCCGTTCGGGGAAAGGGGTATCCAGATGGTTTGAAGGCGGTCAGACTCCACTCAAAATGAGAAGCCCGAAAAGGGGCTTTACGAACATATTCAAAAAACAGTACGACATAGTTAACTTGAAGGATCTTGAGCGTTTTGCGGATGCGGAGTCGGTTACGATCCAGACGCTTGCCGAGGCAGGAATAGTAAGCGGCAAGAAACCCGTAAAACTCCTGGCTACCGGCGAGATTGCCTCGGCGCTCTCCATAACGGTTAATGCCTGCAGTGAGGCGGCCGCGCGCAAGATAAACGACGCGGGAGGAAAAGTGGAGATAGTATGA
- the rpsE gene encoding 30S ribosomal protein S5: MAEERINPAELELQEKVVHIRRVAKVTKGGKRFHFTVLAVVGNSDGIVGAGLGKSNEVPDAVRKAVEKAKKTLIRVPRNGATIPHGIHTEYVSSKVMLLPAAPGTGVIAGGAVRAVVELAGIHDVLSKVVGSRNPLNVVMAVVKGLSELQVPEEIAKTRNKEIKDLDLPNYYDAAQ; the protein is encoded by the coding sequence TTGGCAGAGGAGAGAATAAATCCGGCAGAACTTGAATTGCAAGAAAAAGTGGTTCACATAAGGAGGGTCGCTAAGGTGACCAAGGGTGGGAAAAGATTCCACTTTACTGTTCTTGCCGTGGTCGGAAACTCCGACGGAATTGTGGGAGCCGGACTGGGAAAATCGAATGAGGTTCCTGATGCCGTAAGAAAGGCGGTTGAAAAAGCAAAGAAAACTCTAATAAGGGTGCCGCGCAACGGTGCCACCATACCGCACGGAATTCACACGGAATATGTGTCAAGCAAGGTTATGCTCCTGCCTGCTGCCCCGGGTACGGGCGTTATAGCGGGTGGTGCAGTGCGAGCGGTGGTCGAACTTGCCGGCATACACGATGTTCTCTCGAAAGTTGTCGGATCAAGGAATCCGCTTAATGTTGTTATGGCGGTTGTAAAGGGACTCTCGGAACTGCAGGTTCCCGAAGAAATCGCGAAGACGAGGAACAAGGAGATAAAGGACCTCGATCTTCCCAATTACTATGATGCGGCGCAGTAG
- the rplR gene encoding 50S ribosomal protein L18, translating into MIKKKSRNLARKRRHLAVRKKINGTAEIPRVSVFRSARHIYAQLIDDTAEVTLLQASTMFSETKKRLSAENMKKTEVAKEVGKHLGEMAVQKGITKVRFDRGGYAYHGRIKSLADGIREAGVEF; encoded by the coding sequence ATGATAAAAAAGAAAAGCAGAAATCTGGCGCGTAAAAGAAGACACCTTGCTGTGAGGAAAAAGATAAACGGCACCGCGGAGATTCCCAGGGTTTCCGTTTTCCGCTCGGCAAGGCATATATACGCCCAACTAATAGATGATACCGCAGAAGTCACCCTTCTTCAGGCATCAACGATGTTTTCTGAGACGAAAAAGAGATTGTCTGCTGAGAACATGAAGAAAACCGAGGTTGCCAAAGAGGTTGGAAAGCATCTCGGGGAGATGGCTGTTCAGAAGGGCATAACCAAGGTGCGTTTCGACAGAGGGGGTTACGCTTACCACGGAAGGATAAAGTCGCTTGCCGACGGGATCCGCGAGGCGGGAGTGGAGTTTTAG
- the rplF gene encoding 50S ribosomal protein L6 produces MSRIGTKPVVIPDGVTATPRQGAIEIKGPKGSLEVTVPEGIKAVLENGTVVVSRQSEEKRIKSFQGLTRSLINNSVIGVSEGFTKVLRITGTGYKADLLGKAGLRFSLGYSHPVDFSLPQGVEATVEERGTLLSLHGIDKQLVGETAARIRKIRPPDSYKGKGVRYEGEKLKLKPGKAGAATK; encoded by the coding sequence ATGTCAAGAATAGGAACAAAACCAGTGGTTATTCCCGACGGGGTAACGGCGACGCCCAGACAGGGGGCTATCGAAATCAAGGGGCCAAAGGGAAGCCTTGAGGTTACGGTGCCCGAGGGAATAAAAGCCGTACTTGAGAACGGAACCGTGGTTGTTTCCAGGCAAAGTGAGGAGAAAAGAATAAAGTCTTTTCAAGGTCTTACGCGAAGCCTTATTAACAATTCAGTAATAGGGGTGAGTGAAGGATTTACCAAGGTACTTCGCATAACCGGTACGGGTTACAAGGCGGATCTCTTGGGGAAAGCAGGACTCAGGTTTTCACTCGGTTACTCACACCCGGTTGATTTTTCACTTCCCCAGGGCGTAGAAGCGACCGTGGAGGAACGGGGCACCTTGCTCTCGCTTCATGGAATTGACAAGCAGCTCGTGGGAGAGACCGCGGCACGCATAAGGAAGATAAGACCACCCGATTCCTATAAGGGCAAGGGTGTTCGTTACGAAGGTGAGAAGTTGAAGCTTAAACCCGGAAAAGCTGGAGCGGCTACTAAGTAA
- the rpsH gene encoding 30S ribosomal protein S8, which yields MTDPIADMLTRIRNAFMVGHNHVEIPGSVIKGEIARVLAEEGYVESYKITEEGVKKTISIKLKYGPDGKAAIDEIKRISKPSRRVYVGKDDIPRVRGGMGISILSTSSGIMTGVAARSKRIGGEILCTVI from the coding sequence ATGACGGATCCGATTGCAGATATGTTAACCAGAATAAGGAACGCCTTTATGGTGGGTCACAACCATGTCGAGATTCCCGGTTCGGTTATAAAAGGCGAGATTGCCAGGGTTCTTGCTGAGGAAGGCTACGTGGAGAGTTATAAAATTACTGAAGAAGGGGTAAAGAAAACCATAAGCATCAAGTTGAAGTACGGTCCTGACGGCAAGGCGGCAATAGATGAGATAAAGAGGATAAGCAAGCCATCAAGAAGGGTTTACGTTGGCAAAGATGATATTCCGAGGGTCAGGGGCGGAATGGGAATTTCAATACTTTCTACTTCAAGCGGAATAATGACGGGGGTTGCTGCAAGGAGCAAAAGGATAGGCGGGGAGATTCTCTGCACGGTGATCTGA
- a CDS encoding type Z 30S ribosomal protein S14 produces the protein MARKALLEKSKRKPKFRVRAVNRCVLCGRPRGFMRKFGICRVCFRDLASKGHLPGVRKASF, from the coding sequence ATGGCCAGAAAAGCATTACTTGAGAAATCGAAGAGAAAGCCGAAGTTTCGCGTGCGTGCGGTTAACCGTTGCGTACTCTGCGGGAGGCCGAGAGGTTTTATGAGAAAATTCGGCATCTGCAGGGTCTGTTTCAGGGATCTTGCCAGCAAGGGACATCTTCCGGGCGTGAGAAAAGCGAGTTTTTAA
- the rplE gene encoding 50S ribosomal protein L5 — protein sequence MVPRIKTLYKSEVVPALIEKFSYGNTMQVPRLEKIVVNMGLGRLSEAGRQTKVIDEAVSELAGITGQRPVVTKARKSVAGFKLREGQPIGCMVTLRGERMYEFFDRLVNLALPRVRDFKGLSPRAFDGSGNYTLGIKEHLVFPEIDYSKVQYNKGMNISLITTSKTDAEAMELLSGLGVPFANN from the coding sequence ATGGTTCCGAGAATAAAGACCCTATATAAGAGCGAGGTCGTACCCGCACTGATTGAAAAATTTTCCTACGGAAACACTATGCAGGTTCCAAGGCTTGAGAAAATAGTAGTGAACATGGGACTTGGAAGACTTAGTGAAGCCGGGAGGCAGACAAAGGTAATAGACGAAGCCGTCTCGGAACTTGCGGGGATAACAGGACAAAGGCCGGTGGTTACCAAGGCGCGGAAATCAGTTGCGGGTTTCAAGCTCAGGGAAGGCCAGCCGATAGGCTGCATGGTTACGCTCCGGGGAGAGAGAATGTATGAGTTTTTCGACCGTTTAGTGAATCTCGCCCTTCCAAGAGTCAGGGATTTTAAGGGACTGTCGCCGCGGGCTTTTGACGGTTCCGGCAACTATACTCTGGGAATAAAGGAGCACCTGGTTTTTCCTGAAATAGATTACAGCAAGGTTCAGTACAACAAGGGAATGAATATTAGTCTGATTACTACTTCAAAAACCGATGCCGAGGCCATGGAACTTCTTTCCGGTCTCGGAGTGCCGTTTGCGAATAATTAG
- the rplX gene encoding 50S ribosomal protein L24, translated as MSAGKRKFHIRAGDTVYVVAGKEKGKTGKVLRIDRNIEKAFVEKLNIIKRHNRPTQKNPAGGIIEKEAGIHVSNLMLYDSESSRPVKVGYRTGEDGKKVRYNRRTGKEI; from the coding sequence ATGTCAGCTGGAAAGAGAAAGTTTCACATAAGGGCCGGGGATACGGTCTACGTGGTTGCGGGCAAGGAGAAAGGGAAGACCGGCAAGGTGCTTAGAATTGACAGAAACATCGAAAAGGCCTTTGTGGAGAAGCTCAATATCATAAAGAGACACAACCGTCCGACGCAGAAAAACCCCGCTGGCGGAATCATCGAGAAAGAGGCCGGAATCCATGTCTCGAATCTGATGCTGTACGATTCCGAGAGCAGTCGGCCGGTAAAAGTTGGGTATAGAACCGGCGAGGACGGTAAGAAAGTAAGGTACAACAGAAGGACTGGAAAGGAAATCTGA
- the rplN gene encoding 50S ribosomal protein L14, producing the protein MIQSSTYLDSADNTGAKRLFCIKVLGGSGRKYARLGDVVVVSVKQAIPKSKVEKGSVYKAVIVRVRKEQRRPDGTYVRFDNNAAVIIDKENEPIGTRVFGPIARELRLKGFMKIISLAPEVV; encoded by the coding sequence ATGATTCAGTCAAGCACATATCTGGACTCGGCGGATAACACAGGGGCCAAAAGGCTTTTCTGCATAAAGGTCCTGGGAGGTTCCGGAAGAAAGTACGCGCGGCTTGGAGATGTTGTTGTGGTTTCGGTCAAGCAGGCCATTCCGAAGTCCAAAGTGGAGAAAGGTTCTGTTTACAAAGCCGTGATAGTCAGGGTGAGGAAGGAACAGAGAAGACCGGATGGTACGTATGTGCGCTTTGATAACAATGCCGCCGTCATAATAGACAAGGAAAACGAACCGATAGGTACGAGGGTTTTCGGACCGATCGCGCGTGAACTGAGGCTTAAGGGTTTTATGAAAATTATCTCGCTTGCTCCGGAGGTCGTTTGA
- the rpsQ gene encoding 30S ribosomal protein S17 has protein sequence MERGKLKTRTGIVVGNKMDKTAVVEVQRIKSHGRYKKQIRTSKRFKVHDERNECNIGDKVTIIESRPHSKTKRWRLGKVVSQAAGA, from the coding sequence ATGGAAAGAGGAAAGTTAAAGACCAGAACGGGAATTGTGGTAGGTAACAAGATGGACAAGACCGCGGTCGTGGAAGTACAGCGGATCAAAAGTCACGGTCGGTATAAAAAGCAGATAAGAACCAGCAAGAGATTTAAGGTCCATGATGAGCGCAACGAGTGCAACATAGGAGATAAGGTCACAATAATAGAGTCAAGGCCCCACAGCAAAACCAAGAGGTGGAGGCTGGGCAAAGTGGTCAGTCAGGCCGCAGGTGCGTAG
- the rpmC gene encoding 50S ribosomal protein L29, giving the protein MATNAEELRNLTPEELNKRHRDANEELFNVRIQVATGQNSNNARVKQLRREIARILTIKKQRDTASGS; this is encoded by the coding sequence ATGGCAACCAACGCGGAAGAACTAAGAAATCTAACGCCCGAAGAACTGAACAAGCGCCATCGTGATGCGAATGAAGAGCTTTTCAATGTCAGAATACAGGTCGCCACTGGACAGAACTCCAACAATGCGAGGGTAAAGCAGTTGAGAAGAGAGATTGCTAGGATACTTACCATAAAAAAACAGCGGGATACGGCTTCGGGGAGTTAA
- the rplP gene encoding 50S ribosomal protein L16, whose protein sequence is MLQPKKTKYRKQFKGRNRGAATRGTTFAFGDLALQTLENGTITSRQIEAARIAITRHVRRGANLWIRIFPYKPVTKKPAETRMGKGKGDVDKYVAPVKRGQFLYEISGVSEELARSALRLASYKLPLRTRIVSRSEEEFV, encoded by the coding sequence ATGCTTCAGCCTAAGAAGACAAAGTACAGAAAGCAGTTCAAGGGAAGAAACCGAGGAGCGGCGACCCGGGGAACGACGTTCGCCTTCGGCGACCTTGCGCTTCAGACGTTGGAAAACGGGACGATTACTTCAAGGCAGATAGAGGCCGCCCGTATTGCGATCACAAGGCACGTGAGAAGGGGAGCAAATCTCTGGATAAGGATATTTCCCTATAAACCCGTTACCAAGAAGCCTGCAGAGACCAGGATGGGAAAGGGAAAGGGGGATGTGGACAAGTATGTGGCGCCGGTAAAAAGAGGACAGTTTCTTTACGAAATATCAGGAGTAAGCGAAGAACTTGCACGCTCAGCCTTAAGGCTTGCTTCCTATAAGCTTCCTCTTAGAACCAGGATAGTGTCCAGAAGCGAGGAGGAGTTTGTCTGA
- the rpsC gene encoding 30S ribosomal protein S3 — translation MGQKINPIGLRIGITRSWDSKWFAEKQMYRTLLKEDIDIRNYVKKTFYQAAISNIEIERAAADKVRILVYAARPGIIIGRKGQEIEQLKKKLQQMTGKGIFLDIREVKRPETDAQLVAENLALQLERRVAYRRAMKRVLSSSIRAGVLGIKVMVAGRLGGAEIARREWYREGRVPLGTLRADLDYGVAEASTTYGVIGVKVWIFKGEIIQKKTKERAGEIPESVDTDASA, via the coding sequence TTGGGACAGAAAATTAATCCTATAGGACTTCGTATTGGAATAACCAGGTCATGGGATTCCAAGTGGTTTGCCGAGAAACAGATGTACAGGACTCTGCTCAAAGAGGATATAGACATCCGCAACTACGTAAAGAAGACCTTTTATCAGGCAGCCATCTCGAACATTGAGATTGAAAGGGCCGCGGCGGACAAGGTGAGAATTCTAGTGTATGCGGCAAGGCCCGGGATCATCATAGGAAGAAAGGGTCAGGAGATAGAGCAACTGAAGAAAAAGCTCCAGCAGATGACCGGAAAAGGCATATTTCTTGACATAAGAGAAGTAAAGAGACCCGAAACCGATGCCCAGCTTGTTGCTGAGAACCTTGCCCTTCAGCTTGAAAGAAGGGTTGCATACAGAAGGGCCATGAAAAGGGTGCTTTCATCCTCCATCCGAGCCGGGGTTCTAGGAATAAAAGTCATGGTTGCCGGGCGTCTCGGCGGAGCCGAAATAGCGAGAAGGGAGTGGTACAGGGAGGGAAGAGTGCCCCTCGGTACGCTCCGTGCGGATCTTGACTACGGGGTTGCCGAAGCGTCAACCACCTACGGGGTGATAGGCGTAAAGGTCTGGATATTCAAAGGCGAGATAATACAGAAAAAGACTAAAGAGAGAGCAGGTGAAATTCCTGAGAGTGTAGATACTGATGCTTCAGCCTAA
- the rplV gene encoding 50S ribosomal protein L22 — translation MVSKAVHKHARVSPKKARVVLDLIRGKSVEEASSILLSARRRVSPLLSKLLKSAVANASEKGYSDIDSLYVKEVYATQGPTLKRFRARAMGRAFARKTRMSHITIVLEQRGF, via the coding sequence ATGGTTTCTAAAGCAGTACATAAGCATGCCAGGGTGTCGCCGAAGAAGGCTAGGGTGGTTCTTGACCTCATAAGGGGAAAAAGCGTGGAGGAAGCTTCCTCGATTCTGCTTTCCGCCCGCAGGAGGGTCTCACCACTGCTCTCTAAGCTGCTTAAATCGGCTGTGGCCAACGCCTCTGAGAAAGGATACAGCGATATCGACTCCCTTTATGTAAAGGAAGTCTACGCAACGCAGGGTCCGACACTTAAGCGTTTCAGGGCCAGAGCGATGGGAAGGGCTTTTGCCCGTAAAACCAGGATGAGTCATATAACGATAGTACTTGAACAGAGGGGATTCTGA
- the rpsS gene encoding 30S ribosomal protein S19, translating to MARSSKKGLYVHEKLMKKVEQAQSFGSQRIIRTWSRASMIIPEMIGMTFAVHNGTRFIPVFVSEQMVGHKLGEFSPTRTYHGHAGDRKARKR from the coding sequence ATGGCAAGATCAAGTAAAAAGGGACTGTATGTGCACGAAAAGCTTATGAAGAAAGTTGAGCAGGCACAAAGTTTCGGGAGTCAGAGAATTATCAGGACCTGGTCAAGAGCTTCAATGATAATACCCGAGATGATAGGAATGACTTTCGCGGTTCACAACGGAACGAGGTTTATTCCCGTATTTGTGTCCGAACAGATGGTAGGACATAAACTGGGCGAGTTTTCTCCCACGAGGACTTACCATGGTCATGCGGGTGATAGAAAAGCTAGAAAAAGATAG
- the rplB gene encoding 50S ribosomal protein L2 — translation MGVKKYNPTSPGRRFMSGFDFEEITSKKPHKSLTVSLKKNSGRNSNGRITNFRKGGGHKKRYRIIDFKRDKHGIPARVVSLEYDPYRSARIALLSYADGEKRYIIAPAGLKVGDELNSGPGVEVSSGNALPIENIPVGTVIHNIEMRPGGGGKLVRSAGSAAQIVAKDGNYAQIKLASGEIRLIHLRCMATVGRIGNAENELIVWGKAGRSRHKGIRPTVRGVAMNPVDHPHGGGEGKATKGNPHPVSPWGWITIGKKTRNNKRMDKYIVKPRRVGYGMD, via the coding sequence ATGGGAGTAAAAAAATATAACCCCACATCTCCGGGAAGAAGGTTCATGTCCGGGTTTGACTTTGAGGAGATAACCTCAAAAAAGCCCCACAAGTCCCTTACGGTTTCTCTTAAGAAGAACTCAGGACGCAACTCGAATGGAAGGATTACCAACTTCAGAAAAGGCGGCGGCCACAAGAAACGCTACAGAATAATAGATTTCAAAAGAGACAAGCACGGCATACCTGCCAGAGTTGTCTCGCTGGAATATGATCCGTATCGCTCGGCTAGAATCGCTCTTCTGTCCTATGCTGACGGTGAAAAGAGATATATTATAGCCCCTGCCGGCCTTAAAGTGGGTGATGAACTAAATTCCGGACCCGGGGTGGAAGTTTCAAGTGGAAATGCTCTTCCCATAGAGAATATTCCCGTGGGTACGGTTATTCACAACATAGAAATGAGGCCCGGAGGCGGGGGAAAGCTGGTTCGTTCCGCAGGTTCGGCAGCGCAGATTGTCGCAAAAGATGGTAACTACGCCCAGATAAAACTCGCTTCTGGCGAAATAAGGCTGATTCATCTTCGGTGCATGGCTACTGTGGGAAGGATCGGAAACGCCGAGAACGAACTTATAGTCTGGGGGAAGGCGGGGAGGTCCCGTCACAAGGGCATAAGACCCACGGTTCGCGGGGTGGCGATGAATCCAGTTGATCATCCCCATGGCGGAGGAGAAGGCAAGGCGACCAAGGGAAACCCTCATCCTGTTTCTCCTTGGGGATGGATTACGATAGGAAAGAAGACGAGAAACAACAAGAGAATGGACAAATATATAGTTAAGCCGAGAAGGGTTGGCTACGGAATGGATTAA
- the rplW gene encoding 50S ribosomal protein L23 codes for MKDPRSIIKLPVITEKSTEAREDGWYVFSVDRRCNKKEIQDSVEKIFGVKVEKVRTLVLPGKRVKRFGRVVGKRSAVKKAYVKLREGEINLFEGV; via the coding sequence ATGAAAGATCCCCGTTCGATCATAAAACTTCCTGTGATTACCGAGAAAAGCACAGAAGCCAGAGAAGACGGCTGGTATGTTTTTTCCGTAGACAGAAGATGCAACAAAAAGGAGATACAGGATTCCGTCGAGAAGATTTTCGGGGTCAAGGTGGAGAAGGTGAGAACCCTTGTGCTTCCTGGAAAAAGAGTGAAAAGATTCGGCAGAGTTGTAGGAAAGAGGTCAGCGGTTAAAAAGGCTTACGTTAAGCTCAGAGAGGGAGAAATCAACCTGTTTGAGGGAGTTTGA
- the rplD gene encoding 50S ribosomal protein L4: MLQVDVYDIARKKVGTMELRSEIFEAPVKKHLLHEVVNWQLAKKRAGTSSTKTRAEVRGGGAKPWKQKHTGRARAGSRRSPIWRKGGVVFGPKPKDWSYSIPKKVRKGALVSALSSRFGEGAIVVLDSFELPEIKTRQVAKFMKDFEFSQALVIVSSDNENLHKSARNIPDVKVLRDDGLNVYDLLRHKNIVMVRSSVEKIQERLS, encoded by the coding sequence ATGCTTCAAGTTGACGTATATGACATCGCCAGGAAAAAGGTGGGAACAATGGAACTTCGCTCCGAAATATTTGAAGCTCCGGTAAAAAAGCACTTGCTCCACGAAGTAGTCAACTGGCAGCTTGCCAAAAAAAGGGCCGGAACCTCGTCCACCAAGACAAGAGCTGAAGTCCGAGGCGGCGGAGCAAAGCCATGGAAACAGAAACACACAGGACGTGCAAGGGCGGGGTCCAGGCGTTCCCCGATCTGGCGCAAGGGTGGAGTAGTTTTTGGACCGAAACCGAAAGATTGGTCTTACTCGATTCCGAAAAAGGTGAGAAAAGGGGCACTTGTTTCCGCTCTCTCAAGCCGTTTCGGCGAAGGTGCCATAGTTGTGCTCGACAGTTTTGAGCTTCCGGAGATAAAGACTAGGCAGGTGGCGAAATTCATGAAGGATTTTGAATTCTCCCAAGCTCTTGTGATTGTCAGTTCGGATAACGAGAATCTCCACAAGTCGGCAAGGAACATACCTGACGTAAAGGTGCTCAGGGACGACGGGCTTAACGTATACGATCTTCTCAGACACAAGAACATAGTCATGGTGCGGAGTTCGGTTGAAAAAATCCAGGAGAGACTATCATGA